From Brachyspira hampsonii:
ATTAAATTAATTTATTTTTTTAATTAAAAATTTATCTAAAAATGTTTTTAAAGTATATGGAATAGTAGCATTTTTTATAAAATAATAAAATAACATCTTTGATTGTTTTAATTTTTTACTGTTATATTTTTTATTTTTAATTTTACGGAAAAAATTTATCCTTAATTTTTTATATATTTCAATTAAAAATTTCAACTCTAATTTTCCTTTAACAGAATACTCTGATTTATTATTATTAAATGCATTAATTTGATTATTTATATCAGTTTGAGAACTTTGAATTGAATAACTTATAGCAACAGTTAAATTATTCATATTAATCATTATATCATTAGAAATACTAAAATTAACTTTCTTTTTTGGTTTTGCTCTATCTAATAATATAGAATCAGCCATAACTTCTTTCATATTATCTCTAAAATTAGATAATAATGTATTAAAATATACTTCACTAAATTTATTATAGTTATAGTAAATTAATATTTTCTCAAACAGAGTATATTCTATCAAATTATTTTCTATGCTGTAATTATCTGTAATATATATATTTGTATCTTTTACATTATTAAGCTCTGGTCTTTCTCCTACTAAATTATTCCAATAAGAAAAATCTTTGTCTAATAAAAATAATATTCTTTTTTTGGAGTATTGCATATATTGATTTTTAAATAAATCATTATACAATTTCAATGCTGCAGGCTTACCATTAGTATACATATATTCAATTTTATCACCATAAACTTTAGAAATTATACTTTCATAATATTCTACATCATCTTCTCCCTCTGTAATTATATATATATAATTATTTTTATTATATTTTTGAACTATATCAAAAAATTTTACAGGAGCAGATTTGATTGATTTGCTCATATTTGTTATATATGGGTTTGGTTTATTTTGTTTATTCATTATCATATATTGACTCCCCTATATAATGCACATATTGTCCTAATTTTTCATTATCAAATATAAAAGGAGAATGTGTAGCAGCTATTAATCCAATACAATTAGGCGACTTTCTTATATGAACAAGTATTTTTTTCTGCCATTTAATAGATAATGATAATTCTGGTTCATCAATAATAATTATCACTTTATCTTTATTAATAAAGTATAACCATATAAATATTTGAACTATTTTTTTCTCACCTGATGATAAATCTTTTAAATAAAGTTTTTTATTTTTGTATGATAAAATACTATATTTGAAACTTCCTTTATTATATACAAACTTTTTTTCATATAAATAATTATTAAGAATATTAAAACATTTTATTACAACTTCTTCTAATTCTTCTATTTCATTACATATTTCTAATATTTTTTTATAAAAATATAATGATATTTTATTATCATTTTTCTCTATAGTTGTATCTGTCTTTATTTTAAGTAATCTATCTTTAATACTCTTTTTTTCATCTTCTTTTAAAACAGTGGAGTCTACATATATTAATAACTTATTAATTTCATCTTCATTAATTTCTAATGAACCATAATCAATATCATTATATTTATCTTGTAAAATATCATCTAAACATCGGAATATAAATATTCTCATTTCTTCATCAAATTTATTCTTAATCTTATAAAGATATTGTTTTATATGACTATCCAAAACATTAATATTTGTATCTAGTATTTCATTTTCTTCACCATTCATAACATTCTTAATAACTTCAAGTGCTGAATTACTATTATCTAACATTCTATTTATTGAAAAATATAATATCTTAGTATTTAGATTAAATAAATTATATTCTTTTTTATCACTTTTTAATATATCATTAATACCAGTTTCTCTAACATAATCTTTTATTAATTCATATAGATTTGCTATATTTGCTAATTCTTGTTGTAAAGAAGTATTTTTAATTACCAAATATTCTGGAAAGCTAATAATTTTTTTTATAAAAAAAATAATTTTATCTATATCTTTTAATAATGCATAATAAATATTATCAACATTAATTAACTCATTATCATCATTTGATGATAGTTCTTTGTCATCATCATTAGAAACTATATCATCAATTGTGTAATTATCATTTTCATCTGATTTTTCTTTTGCATCATCGTATAAATCATTGGTTATTTTCTGAAGTTTTTCCTCATCATATAAATCTTTATGAGATAATTCCAACATTTTATTATTAACTGTTAATTGGAAATAATTAAATTTTTCTTTTTTTAAGATATCAATTCTGTTATTTAAAATTGCATACAATATACGCAAAATTGTTGTTTTACCTGAACCATTTTCACCAACTAAAATCATTGTATTATTTTTAAACTCTAAATCGACATTCTTATTATCCCAAAGCCCATTTATTACCAATCTTACTATTTTATCTTTGTCTTTTTTAGCCATCATGCTCATCTTAATATCTCCGTACAATTTAATTATGATCAATTTATTAAAAACAGAGAGATATAAAAATCTCTCTGTTTAAATACTAACATCAATCAATTAAATATTAATTATCCTAAATGTTTCTGTATTATAGGCATAAGTATTTTAATTAAAAGAAGTGCTGATAATATCCAAGTTAATAATGATATATCTTTATTTTTACCAGAAACGAATTTTAATATAGTAAATGATAATACTCCGAAAGTTATACCTTCAGCTATACTATAAGCGAAAGGCATAAATATTATACAGATAAAAGCAGGAATTGCTTCAGTATAATCATTGAAATTAATTTCCAATATAGGTGTCATCATAAATAATCCAACTATAATTAAAGCAGGAGCAGTAGCAGCAGAAGGTATAGCTAAAAATATATGTGATAAGAATAATGAAACAGCAAATAATATAGCAACAACAAGCGAAGTTAATCCTGTTTTACCGCCTTCAGCAACACCTGAAGCACTCTCTACATAAGTAGTAACAGTAGAAGTACCTAAACATGCTCCTACAACTGTTCCTACAGCATCTGCAAATAAAGCCTGCTTACATCTAGGAACTTCTCCGTTTTTTGTAAGCATATCCGCTTTAGTACATACCCCTACCAATGTACCTACTGTATCAAACATATCAACAAAAAGAAAAGTAAACAGAACTATAAACATATTAGGAGTGAATATATTACTGAAATCTAATTTAAAAGCTATTGGTTCTAAGGAAGGAGGAATAAAACTTGCATCTGGAGAGATTTTTGTAAGTCCCATAGGAATACCAATTATTGCTGTAATAAATATTCCCAAAAGTATCGCTCCTTTCACATTATATGCTAATAAAACTGCTGTTATAATAAGTCCTATAATAGCAAGCAATGCACTTCCTGAAGTGATATTACCAAGTCCAAGCAAAGTAGCATCATTATTTACTATAACCTTAGAGTTTTGAAGACCTATAAAAGCTATAAATAATCCTATTCCAACAGAAATAGCTCTTTTCATATTAACCGGTATACTATTAACTATAGCCTCTCTTACATTAAAAATAGTAAGAACAACAAAAATAATACCTTCTATAAATACGGCAGTTAAAGCAGTTTCCCAGCTATATCCCATACCCAATACTACAGTATAAGCAAAGAAAGCATTAAGTCCCATTCCTGGTGCTAAAGCAAAAGGAAGATTTGCTAATAAAGACATTATCAAAGTTGCTATTATTGAAGATACTACTGTAGCTGTAAATACCGCTCCCTTATCCATACCGGTAGCACTAAGAACTCCAGGGTTTACTGCTAGTATATAAGCCATTGTCATAAAAGTAGTAAAACCAGCTATTATCTCTGTTCTTACATTCGTGCCATACTCTTTAAGCTTGAAAAATTTTTCCATAGAATATATTCCTTATAACAGTTTTTTATCCATAACTATTTATAATTATGAAAGCTATACTATATATGAGATTATAATTTTTGCAATATTTTTTTATTTATATCTTATTTTTAA
This genomic window contains:
- a CDS encoding AAA family ATPase; its protein translation is MSMMAKKDKDKIVRLVINGLWDNKNVDLEFKNNTMILVGENGSGKTTILRILYAILNNRIDILKKEKFNYFQLTVNNKMLELSHKDLYDEEKLQKITNDLYDDAKEKSDENDNYTIDDIVSNDDDKELSSNDDNELINVDNIYYALLKDIDKIIFFIKKIISFPEYLVIKNTSLQQELANIANLYELIKDYVRETGINDILKSDKKEYNLFNLNTKILYFSINRMLDNSNSALEVIKNVMNGEENEILDTNINVLDSHIKQYLYKIKNKFDEEMRIFIFRCLDDILQDKYNDIDYGSLEINEDEINKLLIYVDSTVLKEDEKKSIKDRLLKIKTDTTIEKNDNKISLYFYKKILEICNEIEELEEVVIKCFNILNNYLYEKKFVYNKGSFKYSILSYKNKKLYLKDLSSGEKKIVQIFIWLYFINKDKVIIIIDEPELSLSIKWQKKILVHIRKSPNCIGLIAATHSPFIFDNEKLGQYVHYIGESIYDNE
- a CDS encoding NCS2 family permease, whose translation is MEKFFKLKEYGTNVRTEIIAGFTTFMTMAYILAVNPGVLSATGMDKGAVFTATVVSSIIATLIMSLLANLPFALAPGMGLNAFFAYTVVLGMGYSWETALTAVFIEGIIFVVLTIFNVREAIVNSIPVNMKRAISVGIGLFIAFIGLQNSKVIVNNDATLLGLGNITSGSALLAIIGLIITAVLLAYNVKGAILLGIFITAIIGIPMGLTKISPDASFIPPSLEPIAFKLDFSNIFTPNMFIVLFTFLFVDMFDTVGTLVGVCTKADMLTKNGEVPRCKQALFADAVGTVVGACLGTSTVTTYVESASGVAEGGKTGLTSLVVAILFAVSLFLSHIFLAIPSAATAPALIIVGLFMMTPILEINFNDYTEAIPAFICIIFMPFAYSIAEGITFGVLSFTILKFVSGKNKDISLLTWILSALLLIKILMPIIQKHLG
- a CDS encoding DUF4435 domain-containing protein, which produces MIMNKQNKPNPYITNMSKSIKSAPVKFFDIVQKYNKNNYIYIITEGEDDVEYYESIISKVYGDKIEYMYTNGKPAALKLYNDLFKNQYMQYSKKRILFLLDKDFSYWNNLVGERPELNNVKDTNIYITDNYSIENNLIEYTLFEKILIYYNYNKFSEVYFNTLLSNFRDNMKEVMADSILLDRAKPKKKVNFSISNDIMINMNNLTVAISYSIQSSQTDINNQINAFNNNKSEYSVKGKLELKFLIEIYKKLRINFFRKIKNKKYNSKKLKQSKMLFYYFIKNATIPYTLKTFLDKFLIKKIN